In Thioflexithrix psekupsensis, the following are encoded in one genomic region:
- a CDS encoding IS630 family transposase, translated as MNKRYEDLEELMSTGEAREVKRAMAVRMSLLGFVRAEAALACCVSVQFVDKWKAIYLASGVEGLKLAYKGSPGYLKPREREDVINWIQEKKTITIEELKRYLKEEYDVFYSSNTSYTKLLEEANLSYKKTHKENSAKDEVKVEAKKKEIKDLIDKEREQIESGEVMYWMQDESHQLWGDICGYVWSKKGERTSIKMSNYRTSQTWYGAVNIYTGEFILDRAKKADTKYTIDFINWLIYRYKEARHVIIWDGASYHRSEGLRTYLEKLNGGLPESEWKVRLLRFAPNAPEQNPVEDIWLQGKNWVRKNFHRLSSFKEVTSMFETFLSGKVFKFNKIKQYLIPNI; from the coding sequence ATGAACAAGAGATATGAAGATTTAGAAGAGTTAATGTCAACAGGTGAAGCGAGAGAAGTGAAGCGAGCGATGGCAGTAAGAATGTCTTTGCTTGGTTTTGTGCGTGCGGAAGCGGCTTTAGCGTGTTGTGTCAGTGTGCAATTTGTGGATAAATGGAAAGCCATTTATTTAGCGTCAGGGGTGGAAGGATTAAAGTTAGCGTATAAAGGCTCGCCAGGGTATTTAAAGCCGCGTGAACGAGAAGATGTGATTAATTGGATACAAGAAAAGAAGACAATAACAATAGAGGAACTAAAGAGATACTTAAAAGAGGAGTATGATGTTTTCTATTCTTCAAATACTTCTTATACTAAATTATTAGAAGAAGCGAATTTAAGTTATAAGAAGACACACAAAGAGAATTCGGCAAAAGATGAGGTAAAAGTAGAAGCTAAAAAAAAAGAGATTAAGGATTTAATAGATAAGGAGCGTGAACAGATAGAAAGTGGAGAGGTAATGTACTGGATGCAAGACGAAAGCCATCAGTTGTGGGGAGATATTTGTGGTTATGTTTGGTCGAAAAAAGGAGAAAGAACGTCAATAAAGATGAGTAATTATCGCACTTCTCAAACGTGGTATGGAGCGGTGAATATTTATACGGGAGAATTTATTTTAGATAGGGCAAAGAAAGCTGATACAAAATATACGATAGACTTTATTAACTGGCTCATTTACAGATATAAAGAAGCCCGTCATGTGATTATTTGGGATGGTGCAAGTTATCATCGTTCTGAAGGTTTAAGAACTTATTTAGAGAAATTAAATGGGGGACTTCCAGAATCAGAATGGAAAGTTCGTTTATTAAGATTTGCGCCCAATGCCCCAGAGCAAAATCCAGTCGAGGATATTTGGCTTCAAGGTAAGAATTGGGTCAGAAAGAATTTTCATCGTCTATCAAGCTTTAAAGAAGTCACTAGTATGTTTGAGACCTTTTTGTCAGGTAAAGTGTTTAAGTTTAATAAAATTAAACAGTATCTTATACCTAATATCTAG
- a CDS encoding SHOCT domain-containing protein encodes MGFIRVISLFTLLLLSWSSQAFFNINSDPKSLWQFREQYVRLEARENTALPNQHPVQLETAQLQRALTHVAVLKNEQMIPLFSRSELTILIDAIGRGLAKASPDEDVVFAVIGAHPGLITRENRVTTGRVFFQADRLNLIVGDVHAEIDYHQDRRLYPFVAGRRDQAKIPERPLVAQTGQTLMDQRADWVQLDLAAALPLPESHPMATMPSIFVNSAPSDTQVKMTQEIAQLKAEVAELKASETASDPVSVPTPAAAPVLSSTVEARLRELKRLRDQELISEAVYQQKQQEILRDL; translated from the coding sequence ATGGGCTTTATTCGTGTTATTAGTTTGTTTACTTTGCTGTTATTGTCTTGGTCGAGTCAGGCATTTTTTAATATTAATTCCGATCCGAAGTCATTATGGCAATTTCGGGAGCAATATGTGCGTTTAGAAGCGCGAGAAAATACTGCATTGCCCAATCAACACCCCGTGCAATTAGAGACCGCACAATTGCAACGCGCTTTGACGCATGTCGCCGTGTTAAAAAATGAACAAATGATTCCTTTATTTTCACGCTCCGAATTGACCATTTTAATTGATGCCATTGGGCGCGGTTTGGCAAAAGCCAGCCCCGATGAAGATGTGGTCTTTGCCGTCATCGGCGCGCATCCCGGCCTCATTACCCGTGAAAATCGAGTCACCACAGGACGTGTTTTTTTTCAAGCAGATCGCTTAAATCTGATCGTGGGCGATGTTCATGCAGAAATTGATTACCATCAAGATCGCCGTTTGTATCCTTTTGTGGCAGGGCGACGCGATCAGGCCAAAATCCCCGAACGTCCCCTTGTCGCGCAAACCGGACAAACGTTGATGGATCAACGTGCCGATTGGGTGCAATTGGATTTAGCCGCAGCCTTGCCTTTGCCTGAATCCCACCCGATGGCGACTATGCCTTCGATTTTTGTCAATTCCGCGCCTTCCGACACGCAAGTGAAAATGACGCAAGAAATCGCGCAGTTAAAAGCAGAAGTGGCTGAGTTAAAAGCCAGTGAAACTGCATCCGATCCCGTGTCCGTACCAACCCCTGCGGCTGCGCCTGTGCTGTCATCTACGGTAGAAGCGCGTTTGCGGGAGTTGAAACGTTTACGCGATCAAGAGTTAATTTCCGAAGCGGTGTATCAACAGAAACAACAAGAAATTTTACGGGATTTGTAA
- a CDS encoding YciI family protein, translating into MLYAILSEDVADSLEARRQTRPAHLARLEILKEQGRLIIAGPHPAIDCNDPGNAGFTGSLVIAEFDNLEAAQQWANADPYLEAGIYARVVVKPFKKVLP; encoded by the coding sequence ATGCTTTATGCCATTCTTAGCGAAGATGTCGCCGATAGTTTAGAAGCGCGTCGCCAAACTCGTCCTGCCCATTTGGCGCGATTAGAAATTTTAAAAGAACAAGGTCGTCTGATCATTGCAGGGCCGCACCCTGCGATTGACTGTAACGATCCCGGTAACGCGGGCTTTACGGGCAGTTTAGTGATCGCCGAATTCGACAATTTAGAAGCCGCACAACAATGGGCAAACGCTGATCCTTACTTAGAAGCGGGCATTTATGCGCGAGTGGTGGTTAAACCGTTTAAAAAAGTGTTACCGTAA
- a CDS encoding BolA family protein: MSDDRVEKIRGCLTTAFQPKQIDIIDDSHQHAGHAGARSGGGHFTVHLVSAAFAGKSLVQRHRMVYEALSALMSSDIHALSIHAKTPDEMQ, from the coding sequence ATGAGTGATGATCGCGTAGAAAAAATTCGCGGGTGTTTAACCACCGCATTTCAACCCAAACAGATCGACATCATCGACGACAGCCACCAACACGCCGGCCACGCCGGCGCACGCAGTGGTGGCGGGCATTTTACTGTACACCTTGTCAGCGCAGCATTTGCAGGCAAATCCTTAGTACAACGCCATCGCATGGTGTACGAAGCCTTGTCCGCATTGATGTCGTCTGACATTCACGCCCTAAGTATTCATGCCAAAACCCCTGATGAAATGCAATAA
- the dapE gene encoding succinyl-diaminopimelate desuccinylase codes for MSPTVELTIELIRRPSITPKEEGCLSLIAERLAAFGFNNEWLSFGDVQNLWSRRGEAKPLLVFAGHVDVVPTGPVEKWRYDPFQPTIEDGYLYGRGAADMKSGVAAMVTAAERFVAAHPEHAGSIAFLLTSDEEGVATHGTVKVVETLMNRGEYIDWCMVGEPSSKEKLGDILKNGRRGSLTGRLTVHGIQGHIAYPELADNPIHRFAPILNDLCAQEWDQGNAFFPPTRFQISNINAGTGATNVIPNHLNVIFNFRYSTEVTHEDLQQKINELLQKYSIQYDLTWEHGGLPFLTAAGELLEATQAAIQDICGYSAQLSTAGGTSDGRFIAPTGAQVVELGVNNTTIHKVNECVNVTEIDTLSEIYERMLARLLLQ; via the coding sequence CTGTCTCCAACGGTAGAATTAACGATTGAATTAATACGTCGCCCGTCTATTACGCCTAAAGAAGAGGGCTGTTTAAGCCTAATTGCCGAGCGATTGGCTGCTTTTGGTTTTAATAATGAATGGCTGTCTTTTGGTGACGTGCAAAATTTGTGGTCACGACGCGGTGAGGCCAAGCCGCTGTTGGTTTTTGCGGGACATGTGGACGTGGTGCCGACGGGGCCGGTAGAAAAATGGCGTTATGACCCTTTTCAACCGACGATTGAAGACGGTTATTTGTACGGTCGCGGGGCAGCGGACATGAAAAGCGGCGTGGCGGCGATGGTGACAGCGGCCGAGCGTTTCGTGGCGGCGCATCCTGAACACGCGGGATCGATTGCTTTTTTGCTGACTTCAGATGAGGAAGGCGTGGCCACACATGGCACGGTTAAAGTGGTAGAAACCTTGATGAATCGTGGAGAATACATTGATTGGTGCATGGTGGGTGAACCGTCGAGTAAGGAAAAATTAGGCGATATTTTGAAAAATGGGCGACGCGGCTCTTTAACGGGACGTTTAACCGTACACGGCATTCAAGGTCACATTGCCTATCCCGAATTAGCCGACAATCCAATTCACCGTTTTGCGCCTATTTTGAACGACTTATGCGCACAAGAATGGGATCAGGGCAATGCGTTTTTTCCGCCAACCCGTTTTCAAATTTCTAATATTAATGCGGGAACAGGAGCCACCAATGTGATTCCTAACCATTTGAATGTGATATTTAATTTTCGTTACAGTACAGAGGTCACACACGAGGATTTACAGCAAAAAATTAATGAATTATTGCAAAAATACTCGATTCAATACGATTTAACGTGGGAGCATGGAGGTTTACCTTTTTTAACTGCGGCTGGAGAATTATTAGAAGCCACGCAAGCGGCGATTCAGGACATTTGCGGCTATTCTGCGCAATTATCGACGGCAGGGGGAACATCGGATGGGCGTTTTATTGCGCCGACGGGGGCGCAAGTGGTTGAATTGGGTGTGAATAATACCACCATTCACAAAGTCAATGAATGTGTCAATGTGACTGAAATTGACACTTTATCTGAGATTTATGAGCGGATGCTTGCCCGTTTACTTTTGCAGTAA
- a CDS encoding DesA family fatty acid desaturase gives MLHGLLDLPVWALVAITLIFTHITIAAVTIFLHRHQAHRALDLHPIISHFFRFWLWLTTGMMTREWVAIHRKHHAACETPEDPHSPQIFGIQRVLWQGAELYRASAKDKALLEKYGNGTPNDWIERHLYTPYSLIGVLVMLFIDVLLFGVLGLTIWAVQMVWIPFFAAGVVNGLGHWWGYRNYECADASTNLCPWGILIGGEELHNNHHTFASSAKLSSRPWEFDIGWFYIQLLAKLGLAQVKKVAPPAIKLNPNPRLEDVCSLLHQRFPVMLQYAQQVIDHVYRQELKHANGDSRTLLKRARALLIREESLLDDQEKSHLQHILAQNHALETVYQYRLRLQNLWQHTTANQELLLQSLQEWCRQAEASGVQALQEFAQLLRRYTNMPATA, from the coding sequence ATGCTACATGGTTTACTTGATTTGCCCGTGTGGGCTTTGGTTGCTATTACCCTAATTTTTACACATATTACTATTGCCGCCGTGACGATCTTTTTGCATCGACATCAGGCACATCGCGCCTTAGATTTACATCCAATCATAAGCCATTTTTTTCGTTTTTGGTTATGGTTGACGACGGGAATGATGACACGAGAATGGGTGGCCATTCACCGCAAACACCACGCCGCCTGCGAAACCCCTGAAGACCCCCACAGCCCGCAAATTTTCGGCATTCAACGGGTATTGTGGCAAGGCGCAGAACTTTACCGCGCTTCCGCTAAAGATAAAGCCCTATTAGAGAAATATGGTAATGGTACGCCTAATGATTGGATTGAACGTCATTTATACACCCCTTATTCGTTAATAGGCGTTTTAGTGATGCTGTTTATTGACGTGCTATTATTCGGTGTATTAGGACTAACAATATGGGCAGTGCAAATGGTTTGGATTCCATTTTTTGCGGCGGGCGTGGTCAATGGTTTGGGACACTGGTGGGGATACCGCAATTACGAGTGTGCAGATGCTTCTACTAATCTTTGTCCTTGGGGAATTTTAATTGGCGGAGAAGAACTGCATAATAATCATCATACTTTTGCCAGTTCGGCTAAATTATCGTCTCGTCCTTGGGAGTTTGATATTGGCTGGTTTTATATTCAATTACTCGCCAAATTAGGGTTAGCGCAGGTGAAAAAAGTGGCACCGCCCGCCATTAAATTAAATCCCAATCCACGGTTGGAGGATGTTTGTAGTTTATTGCACCAGCGTTTCCCCGTGATGTTGCAATACGCACAACAGGTGATCGATCACGTTTATCGTCAGGAATTGAAACACGCTAATGGCGATTCCCGCACCTTACTCAAACGAGCCAGAGCCTTATTGATTCGGGAAGAGTCGCTGTTGGACGATCAAGAAAAGTCGCATTTGCAACATATTTTAGCGCAAAATCACGCCTTAGAAACCGTGTATCAATACCGTTTACGTTTACAAAATCTCTGGCAACACACCACCGCCAATCAAGAACTTTTACTACAATCGTTACAAGAATGGTGTCGTCAAGCTGAAGCCAGCGGAGTGCAAGCTTTGCAAGAGTTTGCGCAATTATTACGCCGCTACACCAATATGCCAGCAACCGCTTGA
- a CDS encoding peptidylprolyl isomerase — MLKPLITSGLLCCVVTLSVHAAETADEAVAVVNEQNVTEHDWKKYKEAVFARARQGQGQMQSEADMMQGLIDRELLIQAAKAEGIDQTAEFKRELNTAMGSLLASQILDDYLAKNPVSEEEIQAKYDELVKTTTMPQEYRVSHILSATEEDAKAVLTELQQKGDFAELAKTKSIDAGSAEKGGDLGWVEANAVVPEFATAMQNQKVGELSETPIKSQFGWHIVRVDEVRTMSPPALAGVKNHIQQMVSNERMQKYVELLREKATIQIVKPVAEPAVEKPVTQEESAAQ, encoded by the coding sequence ATGTTAAAACCGTTAATTACCAGCGGCTTATTGTGTTGTGTTGTCACTTTATCGGTTCACGCTGCGGAAACCGCAGACGAAGCCGTAGCGGTGGTCAATGAACAAAACGTCACCGAACATGACTGGAAAAAATACAAAGAAGCGGTTTTTGCTCGCGCCCGCCAAGGTCAAGGCCAAATGCAAAGCGAAGCCGATATGATGCAAGGTTTAATTGATCGGGAATTATTAATTCAAGCGGCTAAAGCAGAAGGCATTGATCAAACCGCCGAATTTAAACGTGAATTAAACACGGCAATGGGCAGCTTATTGGCTTCACAAATTCTTGACGATTATTTGGCAAAAAATCCTGTTTCTGAAGAAGAAATTCAAGCCAAATATGATGAATTGGTGAAAACCACCACCATGCCACAAGAATATCGTGTCAGTCATATTTTATCTGCCACTGAAGAAGACGCAAAAGCAGTATTAACTGAATTGCAACAAAAAGGCGATTTTGCCGAATTAGCCAAAACCAAATCCATTGACGCAGGCAGTGCGGAGAAAGGCGGCGATTTAGGTTGGGTAGAAGCCAATGCGGTGGTGCCAGAATTTGCCACTGCCATGCAGAATCAGAAAGTGGGAGAACTCAGCGAAACTCCCATAAAATCTCAATTCGGCTGGCATATTGTGCGGGTTGATGAAGTGCGTACCATGTCTCCCCCCGCGTTGGCCGGTGTGAAAAACCATATTCAACAAATGGTCAGCAATGAGCGTATGCAAAAGTATGTTGAATTGTTGCGCGAAAAAGCCACGATTCAAATCGTTAAGCCCGTCGCAGAACCTGCGGTAGAAAAACCTGTTACACAAGAAGAATCGGCCGCGCAATAA
- a CDS encoding DUF3553 domain-containing protein: protein MMSNNNDDAISLLLTALRFAADKHRDQRRKDRNASPYINHPIQIADILWKIGGVRDVVTLAGALLHDTLEDTNATPEEIQTLCGVEVLSVVNEVTDDKTLSKVERKRRQIEHASSLSIRAKQLKLADKICNVYDIAHAPPLNWSRKRRHDYLQWSEQVVAGLRGVNPALEYYYDEILAQARHRLAYEQENVRTFRVGDRVRHPKKPEWGLGQILACTDKHLRVFFVGAGQKLLRQEKTLLARLDPQQAQNRLLDDLKISSEQKVIGYQPLPVLIERFLHQYGEGFYSESYLKTYRQARISAHTAMQNYLNQTTFSQLLREKNYQEICERSVMIIETAQVLSDIEKISLEEGLQHPAQQRLFAEKLYQFLFAEQAIEARFNAFVAGLMQMNAAHWRIVTSFLFITYPETDILLNPDIIPLAAELCAFNLNYHTQPNWQTYRQLLTFADYLAQSLVDMRPRDLIDVYAFMEANVTLLQPLQK, encoded by the coding sequence ATGATGTCCAATAACAACGATGATGCCATTTCTCTGTTATTAACCGCTTTACGTTTTGCCGCAGACAAGCACCGTGATCAACGTCGTAAAGATCGTAATGCCTCTCCTTACATCAATCATCCCATCCAAATCGCTGATATTCTTTGGAAAATTGGTGGTGTACGCGATGTGGTTACGCTGGCTGGTGCATTGTTACACGACACGTTGGAAGACACCAACGCCACGCCAGAAGAAATTCAAACCTTATGCGGCGTTGAAGTCTTATCTGTAGTCAACGAAGTGACCGATGATAAAACCTTATCCAAAGTAGAACGCAAACGTCGCCAAATAGAACATGCGTCTTCACTCTCCATTCGCGCTAAACAATTGAAATTAGCGGATAAAATTTGTAACGTGTACGATATTGCGCACGCGCCGCCGTTAAATTGGAGTCGTAAACGTCGTCACGATTATTTGCAATGGAGCGAACAAGTGGTGGCGGGTTTGCGCGGGGTCAATCCTGCATTAGAATATTATTATGATGAAATACTGGCGCAAGCCCGCCATCGTTTAGCCTATGAACAAGAAAATGTGCGCACTTTTCGCGTGGGCGACCGCGTGCGACATCCGAAAAAACCCGAATGGGGTTTAGGACAGATTTTAGCGTGTACGGATAAACATTTACGGGTTTTTTTTGTGGGCGCGGGACAAAAATTATTGCGTCAAGAAAAAACTTTATTAGCCCGCTTAGACCCCCAACAAGCACAAAATAGATTATTAGACGATTTAAAAATTTCCTCCGAACAAAAAGTTATCGGCTATCAACCGTTGCCCGTGTTAATTGAGCGTTTTTTACACCAATATGGCGAAGGTTTTTACAGCGAAAGTTATTTAAAAACCTATCGACAAGCCCGAATTTCTGCCCATACCGCAATGCAGAATTATTTAAATCAAACCACTTTTTCGCAATTATTACGGGAGAAAAATTATCAAGAAATTTGCGAACGCAGTGTGATGATTATAGAAACGGCACAGGTATTAAGCGACATTGAAAAAATATCTTTAGAAGAAGGCTTGCAACACCCCGCACAACAACGCTTATTTGCAGAAAAACTCTATCAATTTCTCTTCGCCGAACAAGCCATAGAAGCGCGATTTAATGCTTTTGTTGCGGGATTGATGCAAATGAATGCCGCACATTGGCGCATTGTCACCAGTTTTTTATTTATAACTTATCCAGAAACCGATATTTTATTAAATCCAGATATTATTCCATTGGCCGCAGAATTATGTGCGTTTAATCTCAATTATCATACTCAACCCAATTGGCAAACTTATCGCCAATTATTGACATTTGCTGATTATTTAGCACAGAGTTTAGTCGATATGCGGCCGCGGGATTTAATTGATGTTTATGCGTTTATGGAAGCCAATGTGACGCTGTTACAACCCTTACAAAAATAA
- the malQ gene encoding 4-alpha-glucanotransferase — protein MVYINEVAKYRRSALREAFEGFKQSAKHGVLLNFEDFIEKNQFWLDDYALFRAIRHAEMGPWWTWRNLGLRNYESNAIAHARDHYAQEIRFYCFEQFVFFEQWQEVRDYASQKGVQLFGDMPFFVAEDSVEMWSKRDYFLTDEEGRAKFVAGSPPQNDYARPNKGQCWGNPLYNWETLQESGFSWWRERLNTMSRLFDIVRLTHFRGYRECWAVPRSDDYAHCLTEEGHWEDTPDMLLFSMLNNQQGQRSTLVAENIQAPGLDAEKTDILLRKSNLPEIKVLQLAFDLDMGNPHYPHQHHASDVVYTGTHDSQTTMEWLKRFALLEKQTRKINMLRYLDLATDVTCRDTLHRIIDRLYASPAKLVILPMQDILELEGNENRMNIPGVSKWRNWRWRFDWGQITPEIKLKLLKLSEKYGRVGCV, from the coding sequence TTGGTATATATCAACGAAGTGGCAAAATATCGCCGATCTGCGCTTAGAGAGGCTTTTGAAGGATTCAAACAGTCTGCCAAACACGGTGTTCTGCTGAATTTCGAGGACTTTATTGAAAAAAACCAATTTTGGTTGGATGACTACGCCTTGTTTCGTGCTATTCGCCACGCAGAAATGGGTCCATGGTGGACATGGCGTAATTTAGGTTTGCGTAACTACGAATCTAATGCCATTGCACATGCTCGTGACCATTATGCTCAGGAAATCAGATTTTATTGTTTTGAGCAATTTGTATTTTTTGAGCAATGGCAAGAAGTTAGGGATTATGCCAGTCAGAAAGGTGTGCAGTTATTTGGTGACATGCCTTTTTTTGTGGCTGAAGACAGTGTGGAGATGTGGTCAAAACGCGACTATTTTCTTACCGATGAGGAGGGACGGGCAAAGTTTGTCGCAGGTTCTCCACCACAGAATGACTATGCCCGTCCAAACAAGGGGCAATGCTGGGGCAATCCGCTTTACAACTGGGAAACTCTACAAGAATCTGGATTTTCATGGTGGCGTGAGCGGTTAAATACAATGAGTCGGCTATTCGATATTGTTCGCCTTACCCATTTTCGCGGCTACAGAGAATGCTGGGCAGTTCCTCGTTCTGATGATTATGCCCATTGTCTCACGGAAGAGGGACATTGGGAAGATACTCCTGATATGTTGCTGTTTTCCATGCTCAACAACCAACAAGGACAACGTTCTACTCTGGTCGCAGAAAATATTCAAGCACCAGGACTTGATGCAGAAAAAACAGATATTCTATTGAGAAAATCAAATTTACCTGAGATCAAAGTATTGCAACTTGCTTTTGATTTGGACATGGGCAACCCTCATTATCCCCACCAGCACCATGCTTCTGATGTTGTTTATACCGGGACACATGACAGCCAAACGACAATGGAATGGCTAAAGCGTTTTGCTCTGCTAGAAAAACAAACCAGAAAAATCAATATGTTGCGTTATCTTGACCTTGCAACTGATGTTACTTGTCGGGATACTTTACACCGAATTATTGACAGGTTGTATGCTTCTCCAGCCAAACTCGTTATCTTACCCATGCAAGATATTTTAGAACTGGAAGGGAATGAAAACCGAATGAACATACCGGGTGTGTCAAAATGGCGTAACTGGCGGTGGCGTTTCGATTGGGGGCAAATCACACCGGAGATTAAACTAAAACTTTTGAAACTTTCAGAAAAATATGGGCGGGTTGGGTGTGTGTAA
- a CDS encoding IS630 family transposase, translated as MNKRYEDLEELMSTGEAREVKRAMAVRMSLLGFVRAEAALACCVSVQFVDKWKAIYLASGVEGLKLAYKGSPGYLKPREREDVINWIQEKKTITIEELKRYLKEEYDVFYSSNTSYTKLLEEANLSYKKTHKENSAKDEVKVEAKKKEIKDLIDKEREQIESGEVMYWMQDESHQLWGDICGYVWSKKGERTSIKMSNYRTSQTWYGAVNIYTGEFILDRAKKADTKYTIDFINWLIYRYKEARHVIIWDGASYHRSEGLRTYLEKLNGGLPESEWKVRLLRFAPNAPEQNPVEDIWLQGKNWVRKNFHRLSSFKEVTSMFETFLSGKVFKFNKIKQYLIPNI; from the coding sequence ATGAACAAAAGATATGAAGATTTAGAAGAATTAATGTCAACAGGTGAAGCGAGAGAAGTGAAGCGAGCGATGGCAGTAAGAATGTCTTTGCTTGGTTTTGTGCGTGCGGAAGCGGCTTTAGCGTGTTGTGTCAGTGTGCAATTTGTGGATAAATGGAAAGCCATTTATTTAGCGTCAGGGGTTGAAGGATTAAAGTTAGCGTATAAAGGCTCACCAGGGTATTTAAAGCCGCGTGAACGAGAAGATGTGATTAATTGGATACAAGAAAAGAAGACAATAACAATAGAGGAACTAAAGAGATACTTAAAAGAGGAGTATGATGTTTTCTATTCTTCAAATACTTCTTATACTAAATTATTAGAAGAAGCGAATTTAAGTTATAAGAAGACACACAAAGAGAATTCGGCAAAAGATGAGGTAAAAGTGGAAGCTAAAAAAAAAGAGATTAAGGATTTAATAGATAAGGAGCGTGAACAGATAGAAAGTGGAGAGGTAATGTACTGGATGCAAGACGAAAGCCATCAGTTGTGGGGAGATATTTGTGGTTATGTTTGGTCGAAAAAAGGAGAAAGAACGTCAATAAAGATGAGTAATTATCGCACTTCTCAAACGTGGTATGGAGCGGTGAATATTTATACGGGAGAATTTATTTTAGATAGGGCAAAGAAAGCTGATACAAAATATACGATAGACTTTATTAACTGGCTCATTTACAGATATAAAGAAGCCCGTCATGTGATTATTTGGGATGGTGCAAGTTATCATCGTTCTGAAGGTTTAAGAACTTATTTAGAGAAATTAAATGGGGGACTTCCAGAATCAGAATGGAAAGTTCGTTTATTAAGATTTGCACCTAATGCCCCAGAGCAAAATCCAGTCGAGGATATTTGGCTTCAAGGTAAGAATTGGGTCAGAAAGAATTTTCATCGCCTATCAAGCTTTAAAGAAGTCACTAGTATGTTTGAGACCTTTTTGTCAGGTAAAGTGTTTAAGTTTAATAAAATTAAACAGTATCTTATACCTAATATCTAG
- the serC gene encoding 3-phosphoserine/phosphohydroxythreonine transaminase — translation MSRPYNFSAGPATLPYEVLQQAQAELLDWQNSGMCVMEMSHRGREFVSIASQAEADLRELLAIPAHYKVLFLQGGASAQFAAIPMNLLRDNTQADYLNTGIWSKKAIDEAKRHCQVNVVASAESSRYTALPARSEWKCNPNAAYFHYTPNETINGLEISNVPDVGNVPVVADMSSTLLSRPIDVNQFGLIYAGAQKNIGPSGITVVIVREDLIGQAKAHLPQVLDYKVQADNDSMINTPPTYAWYIAGLVFKWLKAQGGLAAMAVRNQRKAALLYDYIDQSGFYHNPVQKEVRSWMNVPFTLAREELEKPFLKEAEQAGLLTLAGHRSVGGMRASIYNAMPESGVVALVDFMKDFAARHG, via the coding sequence ATGTCAAGACCCTATAATTTCAGTGCAGGCCCCGCCACATTACCCTATGAAGTCTTACAACAAGCCCAAGCCGAATTGTTAGATTGGCAGAATTCAGGCATGTGCGTGATGGAAATGAGCCACCGTGGGCGAGAATTTGTGTCTATTGCCAGCCAAGCCGAAGCGGATTTACGCGAATTATTAGCGATTCCTGCGCATTATAAAGTGTTGTTTTTACAAGGCGGAGCCAGCGCGCAATTTGCTGCGATTCCTATGAATTTATTACGCGACAACACCCAAGCCGATTATTTAAATACGGGCATTTGGTCGAAAAAAGCCATCGACGAGGCAAAACGTCACTGTCAAGTCAATGTCGTCGCCAGTGCAGAATCTTCTCGTTATACCGCACTACCCGCCCGCAGTGAATGGAAATGTAATCCGAATGCGGCCTATTTTCATTACACCCCAAATGAAACCATTAATGGTTTAGAAATTTCAAACGTTCCCGATGTGGGAAATGTACCGGTTGTGGCTGATATGTCTTCCACTTTATTATCGCGTCCTATTGACGTGAATCAATTTGGTTTAATTTACGCCGGCGCACAAAAGAATATTGGCCCGTCGGGAATTACTGTGGTGATTGTGCGAGAAGATTTAATTGGTCAGGCGAAAGCGCATTTACCGCAAGTTTTGGATTATAAAGTTCAAGCGGATAATGATTCAATGATTAATACTCCGCCGACTTATGCGTGGTATATCGCGGGTTTGGTGTTTAAGTGGTTAAAAGCCCAAGGTGGCTTGGCAGCAATGGCCGTACGGAATCAACGTAAAGCGGCTTTATTGTATGATTATATTGATCAATCGGGTTTTTATCACAATCCTGTGCAAAAAGAGGTGCGTTCTTGGATGAATGTGCCTTTTACTTTGGCGCGTGAAGAATTGGAAAAACCCTTTTTGAAAGAAGCCGAACAAGCGGGCTTATTGACTTTAGCGGGACATCGTTCTGTGGGGGGAATGCGTGCCAGTATTTACAACGCCATGCCAGAATCGGGTGTTGTGGCGTTGGTTGATTTTATGAAGGATTTTGCGGCGCGTCATGGTTAA